The Anomaloglossus baeobatrachus isolate aAnoBae1 chromosome 4, aAnoBae1.hap1, whole genome shotgun sequence genome contains the following window.
ACTGCCCGCTTCAGCCTTCTCCTTCCATTAGTATCATAGAAACCACCGCTCGCTTCACCCTTCTCCTTCGGCAGTGTCATAGAAACCACTGCTCGCTTCAGCCTTCTTCGACATATCATAGAAACCACCCCTCGCTTCAGCCTTCTCCTTCGGCAGTATCATAGAATCCACCGCTCGCTTCACCCTTCTCCTTCCACCAGTGTCATAGAATCCACCGCTCACTTCACCCTTCTTCCACTGGTACAATAGAAACAACCGCTCGCTTCACCCTTCTTCCACGAGTATCATAGAAACCACCTCTCGCTTCACCCTTCTCCTTCCACGAGTATCATAGAAATCACCGCTCACTTCAGCCTTTCGTTCGGCAGTATCATAGAAACCACCGCTCGCTTCAGCCTTCTCCTTCGGCAGTGTCATAGAAACGACTGCTCGCTTCAGCCTTCTCCTTCCATTAGTATCATAGAAACCACCGCTCGCTTCACCCTTCTCCTTCGGCAGTGCCATAGAAATTACCGCTTGCTTCAGCCTTCTCCTTCAGCAGTATCATAGAAACCACTGCTCGCTTCAGCCTTCTCCTTCCATTAGTATCATAGAAACCACCGCTTCCTTCACCCTTCTCCTTCGGCAGTGCCATAGAAACCACCGCTCGCTTCACCCTTCGGCAGTGTCCTAGAAATCACCGCTCGCTTCACCCTTCTCCTTCGGCAGTATCATAGAAACCACCGCTCGCTTCAGCCTTCTCCTTCGGCAGTATCATAGAAACCACCGCTCGCTTCAGCCTTCTCCTTCCATTAGTATCATAGAAATCACCGCTCGCTTCACCCTTCTCCTTCCACCAGTATCATAGAATCCACCGCTCGCTTCAGCCTTCTCCTACCACCAGTATCATAGAAACCACCCCTCGCTTCAGCCTTCTCCTTCCACTAGTATCATAGAAACCATCGCTCTCTTCACCCTTTTCCTTCGCCAGTATCATAGAAACCACCGCTCGCTTCAGCCTTCTCCTTCGGCAGTGTCATAGAAACCACCGCTCGCTTCAGCCTTCTCCTTCCATTAGGATCATAGAAACCACCGCTCGCTTCACCCTTCTCCTTCGGCAGTGCCATAGAAATTACCGCTTGCTTCAGCCTTCTCCTTCAGCAGTATCATAGAAACCACCGCTCGCTTCAGCCTTCTCCTTCGGCAGTGTCATAGAAACCACCGCTCGCTTCAGCCTTCTCCTTCCATTAGGATCATAGAAACCACCGCTCGCTTCACCCTTCTCCTTCGGCAGTGCCATAGAAATTACCGCTTGCTTCAGCCTTCTCCTTCAGCAGTATCAGAGAGCTCGTGAGTGGTGCTCTGTCATTGAAGTGAGCAGCGAGATGTAGTACCAGATGCAGCCTCTGGACAGGAGAGGCGCCGTTTCTCGTTGTGTACTATCCTTTGCTGCTTGTAAGAAATGTACCCCGTGGTCCGGCACACATGACCTGCTCTAGACTAAGGAGTTTGCACTCTTTTTCTCTGTGTAGTATGCCTACCTGGATATTTTAAGCCGAATGTTGGTGAGCTGCCCTGCCAGATGTGTCCTCAGAACAGCCTCTCTACCACCGCCGGTGCAACGGTGTGCATCTGCAAAGCGGGGTATTACCGTGCCCCCGGGGACCCGGTGACTGCGCCCTGCACCAGTAAGTACCCTGGGCCTCTCTGGGACCCTCACTCTGCAGCAGCGTGGACCCCGCGGGAACTGATCTGCACTTTCTGGTGACATGATCTCTTTTTCCTGCAGAGCCGCCATCTTCTCCTCGGAGCATTGTCTCCAGTGTGAACGGATCTGCCCTAGATCTGGACTGGAGCGAGCCCCTGGACTCTGGGGGGCGCTCGGACCTGTACTATGAGGTGCAGTGTTCGGAGTACGCTGCGGGTGGGGGCTGGGTGTCCTGCAGCCGCCTCTCCTTCATACCGAGACCCCAAAAACTAACAGATCGTAAGCTGCGAGTGTCCGGCCTCCGACCGCAAGTCATCTACAACTTCCGGGTCCTGGCGTTGAATGGCGTGTCGGAACGTAACGGTGCGGCAGCGATGGGCGAGGAGCTGAATGTCACCATTGACCGTGACCGTGAGTCCTAATACTGCGGTGTATATGTATCCGCACCCTTCTAGGATGAGGGATTAACCCCTTTATTCTCCGTCCTGCAGTTCCTCATGCGGTGACCGGTAtccagcagatggcctcctccgcgtCCTCCTTGTCCTTGAggtggagcccagcagcgcccccacagTCTCCAAACAGGGGGAGCATTCTGGATTATGAGGTCAAATACTATGAGAAGGTGAGGTGGGCAGAAGTGGGGGGCAACAGGCAGAGGAGGCACGGAGCCGCACTAATGAGGGTCCCTCCACAGGATCAGGAAAAGCCGCTCATCATGTTCCTGAAGACCACCAGCAGTGAGGCCAAGCTGCCGGGCCTGCGCTCGGGGACCGTGTACATTGTGCAGGTGCGGGCCAGGACCGAGGCCGGATACGGGGCCTTCAGTGGAGAAAGTGTGTTCCAGACGCTGCCATTAGGTACGTGGGGGGCAACTGTACACTGATAGTATATGATGATCTGTGCAGACCCCAGTAACCTTCCCGTATACTTATAGGGGCCTTTCTTCTTCCAGACCCAGAGAAGGCCCAACCGCAGGTGGAGCTGATTGCCGGCACGGTGGGGGTGGGCGCAATTCTCATCCTTATTGTCGCCATCATTGCCGTGGTGTGTGTGAGGTATGTGACCATGGTCAGCCCCAAACTACAGCCTTTACCTGATGTGTGAGGGATTGTCAGCCACAGCAACATTATGTACATCTGGCAGAACGTTGCGTGACCCGGTGACGATTACGTGGCTTTCATGGTTCCCTCTGTGTATACAGGAGGCATGGAAGTAACAAGGAGCCGGAGTACGCGGACAAGCCGGGCCAGTACCTGATCGGGCACAGTAAGTGCGCAGGGTGGGTGGAGCTCTTGGGGATATTGACATGTCGTCCACCATTCCATCATTATTTGTGACGCTCAGACCCCCCGTACGTGTCCCCTCCATTGTGTTTAGTCTCCCAGAGCATTTCTGTGGCTGAGGCGGGATGTATCTTATGGTGCCCGAGTCTCGGGTCATCATTAATGGTCTTGTTCTTTCAGATACCAAACTATACATTGATCCGTTCACCTACGAAGACCCCAACGAGGCTGTGAGAGAATTTGCTAAAGAGATCGATGTCTCCTATGTGAAGATTGAGGAGGTGATCGGAGCTGGTGAGTAGATGTGGAGGCTGCAGGAGAACTGTAGAGGTAGACGGGGGTATGTCCATACTGAGGGGCTGCACACTGACCGAGGGTCTCTGACAGGGGAGTTTGGAGAAGTCTGTCGGGGGCGTCTAAAAGTCCCAGGGAAGAAGGAAAATTATGTGGCTATAAAGACTCTGAAGGGCGGTTACACCGAGCGTCAACGTCGCGAGTTTCTGAGTGAGGCCAGCATCATGGGACAGTTCCAGCACCCCAACATCATCCACCTGGAAGGAGTTATCACCAATAACTGTCCTGTCATGATCATCACTGAGTACATGGAAAATGGCGCTCTGGACTCATTTCTGAGGGTGAGTGAAGGGCCTGTCGGAGGATTGTTGTGGTGGGTGAATGAGGGTCTGTCGGAGGACGGATAAGTGGGTGAAGGCGGGTCTGTCGGAGGACGGATGAGTGGATGGAGGAGAGCCTAGCAGAGGACGGATGAGTGTGTGGAGAAGGGCGTGTCACAGGACGAATGAGTGGATGAAGGAGGGTCTGTCGGAGGACGGATGAGGGGTGGAGGAGGGCCTGGCGGAGAACAGATGAGTGGGTGGTTGGAGGAGTAACTGGCAGATGATTGTTCTGGCATGCAGAGGACTTTCTGCCAGAAGATGGTTGAGGTGGGCGAAAAAAGATCTACTGGATTGGAGGGCGTTTGGGGTGGATGGCGGAAAGTCTGTCGGAGGACAGTTTGAGCAGACGGAGGAGGGTCTATCacggcagtgttccccaactccagtcctcaaggcccaccagcagtgcatgctttcaggatttccttaccatTGCACAGGTGTTGGGATCATCAGCTGTGGAGGTGATCCCAGCACCTGCACAGTAGTAAGgagatcctgaaaacatgcactgttggtgggccttgaggactggagtcagGGAACACTGTGCCAGAGGACGGTTGGAGGTTTGGGGCGGGCGGAGGAGCGTCTGCCTGTGGACTGTTGGGTGGTTGGGGTGGGTGTAGGAAGGTCTGACAAAGGATAGTTGGAGTGGGAAGAAGAGAGTCTATTGGAGGTTGGAGGAAGGACGATTGTGGCCGGTGGAGGAGGGTCTGTTGGAGAACGGTGGGGAGTTGGGGGTTGGTGTAGGAGAGTCTACTGGAGGACGATTGGGGGGGGGGGCGCGCAAAAGAGCGTTTGGTGGAGGACAGTTGGGGTTAGCAGTCTGGTGGAGGACAGTTGGGGTGGGCAGATAAGTGTCTGCAGGTGGATGGTTTGGGGCTGATGGAGGAAGGTCTGTCAGAGGATGCATGAGGCTAGCGGAGAAGGGTCTGTTGGAGGATGGTTGGGGCTGGTGGAGAAGGGGCTGGCGGAGGATGGTTGGGGCTGGTGGAGGACAGTTGGGATTGGCTGAGGAGGGTCGGCTAGAGGACAGTTGGGGCGGGCGGAGAAGGGTCTGTCAGAGGACGATTGGGgtgggcagaggagtctggagggcggAGGATGGTTGAGGTGGGCGAAGGAGGGTCTGGTGGAGAATGGTTGGGCCTGGCGGAGGAAAGTGCATGGTTGGCGCTGGTGGAGGATGGTTGTTGGAGAATGGTTGGGGCTGCCGCAGGGGTGTCTGTCAAAGGATGGTTCGGGTGGGTGGAGGAGGGTGATTTTGGTTAGTGAAGGATGGTCTGTTGGAGGTCGTTTGGGGTGGGCGGAGGAGGGTCTGGTGGAGGAAGgtttgtgtggatggtggatggtcTGCAAGAGGATGGTTTGGGTGGGCGGAGAAGGGTGTCTAAGAGGATGATTACAGCTGGCAGGGGATGGTCTGGTGGTGGAAGACGGTTGAGGTGGGCGGAGGAAGGCTTGTCAGAGGATACTTTGGGTGGGCAGAAGAAGGTCTGCCGGAGGATGCTTGTAGCTGGTGGTGGATGGTCTGTCGGAGGATGGTTTGGGCAGGCAGAGAAAGGTCTCTCTGAGGATGGTGGGGCTTGAGGTGGCCTGTGGAGGGTCTCTCTGTGGATGTTTGGGGCTGACAGAGGAGCATCTATTGAAGGAGGTTTGGGGCTGCTGGAGGAGCGTCTGGATGACTGCGGGGGTTTGGGGCAGGTGGAGGAAGGTCTCTCGGAAAGCAGTGTGTGTTTGGGGCGGGTGGAGGAGGGTCACTCAGTGGATGGTTGTGGCTTGCAGAGGAGCATCTGTTGCATGACTGTGGGGGGTTGCTTCAGGCGGAGGAAGGTCTCTCTGCGATGGGGGATTGGGAGAGGTGGAGAAGGGTCTGGCGGAGGAGGTTCAGGGAATGGGGACTATTAGAGGATAACACTAAACCATTTTTGTGTTTGCAGCAAAACGATGGCCAGTTTACTCCAATCCAGCTGGTAGGGATGCTACGAGGGATCGCCTCGGGTATGCGCTACCTGGCAGAGATGAATTATGTTCACCGCGACCTGGCGGCACGAAATATTTTGGTGAACAGTAACTTAGTTTGTAAAGTGTCAGATTTTGGATTGTCCCGATTCTTGCAAGAAGGATCGACTGACCCAACGTACACGTCCTGCCTGGTGAGAAGAGGTCGGGGGTTGGGGAGGTTGAGCTGTACATTTCTGTTCTTCATGGTGGGGGTTATGGaggttctgggctctggcttggatCGAGGGATGGAACATAACATAATATTGACCTTTCTCCATATCTCAGGGTGGTAAAATACCGATCAGATGGACGGCACCAGAAGCCATCGCCTTCCGCAAGTTTACTTCATCTAGTGACGTCTGGGGCTACGGCATAGTCATGTGGGAGGTCATGTCCTTCGGCGAACGTCCTTACTGGGACATGTCCAACCAGGATGTGAGTCCAGGAGCCTGTGGGTGGTGGGACTGGGCCTCCACTGTAGGGACTAACGTGCCACCTCCTGATTCCCTCAGGTCATCAATGCCATCGAGCAGGATTACCGGCTGCCCGCTCCACCAGATTGTCCGTCCGCTCTTCACCAGCTCATGCTGGACTGCTGGCAGCGCGACCGAGCCGCCCGTCCTCGCTTTACTGAGATTGTTAGCGCTCTGGACAAGCTCATCCGCAATCCAGCCAGCCTAAAGATCACGGCGCGGGAGCAGCCAGGGTAAGAGAGGGCCTACTGAGTGAGACAGAAATGCATCTTTCCAGGGAGGAATGGGTTAAGGGAGACGAGGAACGTTCCATAAATGCCAGGTAATGGGAAGCAATCGGACAACTTGGACTGCCTCTTTAAGGAGATCTGCAGTATCGGGTGACAGCAGGGCAGGGGTTAACGGGGCTCTGAACAGGACGTGAGGTCGGCTCCGCAGGTCAGGCCGGGGGTCAGTGTTCCAGGGTTAGCAGGAAGCGCAGGAAGTTTCTGGGCGTAGTGGAGATAATGGGGGATTGTATTGTGTAATGTCAGCAATGTCCGTCTCTCTCCAGATCCTCGCAGCCCCTCCTGGACCAGCGCACGCCCCACTACTCCTCCTTCTCCTCGGTGGGCGAGTGGCTCCATGCCATCAAAATGGGAAGATATGAAGACGGATTCCGCAACGCAGGCTTCACCACCTTCAGCCGAGTGCGACAGATGACCACAGAGTACGTAATTGTGATATTGGGGTAGGGGGCGCCGTAGAGCAGTGCAGTCATGATGGGCGCAGGGTGAGGGCTAATGAAATGTGCCTTCTGTTTCCCTCAGAGATCTTCTGCGGATCGGGGTCACCCTGGCCGGGCATCAGAAGAAGATCCTGTCTAGTCTCCAGCAGATTGTCCCAGCTGAGAAGGCCTCGGGGGGCTCGGCGCCGTTCTACTGAATATTTGCATCCGATCATTGGACATTGTGCAATGCCATGACTGTGAGCCTAAAGCCGCCATGACGCTGGCGCGGGCGGTCAGTGCTGGACCGTAGTGCAACCTTCTGACTCTAGAGGCTGCCCTGCACAGCCGGCACAAGACTGGAAACCTGTGTGTATAACGGACCAATCCAACAGCTGACCCAGGAGACCGTCAGCAAAAAAGCACAGGAGATCGCCGATAAAGCATGGGAGACCGCCGATAATCAAACCCGGGAGACCGCCTATAATAGAGCACCGTCTCCTGGGTAATAAAGGATTGGAAACCACTGATTATACAGCTATGGTGACCGCCTGTAATAAAGCCCAGGAGACCGCCTGTAGTAAAGGATAGGAGACCACCTGTAATAAAGCCCAGGAGACCGCCTGTAGTAAAGGACAGGAGACCACCTGTAATAAAGCCCAGGAGTTCGCCTATAATAGAGCACCGTCTCCTGGATAATAAAGGACTGGAAACCACTGATTATACAGCTATGGTGACCGCCTGTCATAAAGCCCAGGAGACCGCCTGTAGTAAAGGACAGGAGACGACCTGTAGTAAAGCCCAAAAGACTGCCTGTAGTAAAGCCCAGAAAACCGTCTGTAATAAAGAACAGGAGACCGCATGTAATAAAGCCCAGGAGACTGCCTGTAATAAAGCCCAGGAGACTGCCTGTAATAAAGCCCAGGAGACTGCCTGTAATAAAGCCCAGGAGACTGCCTGTAATAAAGCCCAGGAGACTGCCTGTAATAAAGCCCAGGAGACCGCCTGTAGTAAAGGACAGGAGACCACCTGTAGTAAAGCCCAAAAGACTGCCTGTAATAAAGAACAGGAGACCGTCTGTAGTAAAGCCCAGAAAACCGTCTGTAATAAAGAACAGGAGACCGCCTGTAATAAAGCCAAGGAGTCCGCCTGTAATAAAGCCCAGGAGTCCGCCTGTAATAAAGCCCAGGAGTCCGCCTGTAATAAAGCCCAGGAGATCGCCTGTAATAAAGCCCAGGAGTCCGCCTGTAATAAAGCCCAGGAGTCCGCCTGTAATAAAGCCCAGGAGACCGCCTGTAATAAAGCCCAGGAGATCGCCTGTAATAAAGCCCAGGAGTCCGCCTGTAATAAAGCCCAGGAGACCGCCTGTCATAGTGTAGGGACGCCTGTAATAAAGCCCAGGAGACCACCTGTAATAAAGCCCAGGAGACCGCCTGTAATAAAGCCCAGGAGACCGCCTGTAATAAAGCCCAGGAGACCGCCTGTAATAAAGCCCAGGAGTCCGCCTGTAATAA
Protein-coding sequences here:
- the EPHB4 gene encoding ephrin type-B receptor 4 isoform X2, translating into MDPRVLPLLLLWSRLSRGLEVTLMNTKQETSDLRWTTYPQWDNQWDETSGIDEEHNPVRTYEICNSNVPDQNNWLRTGFIPRGPAHHVYIEITFTMFECASITRAGRSCKETFNLYYYPANSDIANDRFPKWMENPWIKIDTVAADTLARASGRVNGAPTRSNVKTLRLGPLKENGFYLAFLDQGACMAVLAVRVFYHKCPAVVASLASFPETVPAGLVVPAEGSCVDGAEGSLGRRPIMYCREDGEWAKPAAGECVCVAGREEKDGRTKCTVCLPGYFKPNVGELPCQMCPQNSLSTTAGATVCICKAGYYRAPGDPVTAPCTKPPSSPRSIVSSVNGSALDLDWSEPLDSGGRSDLYYEVQCSEYAAGGGWVSCSRLSFIPRPQKLTDRKLRVSGLRPQVIYNFRVLALNGVSERNGAAAMGEELNVTIDRDLPHAVTGIQQMASSASSLSLRWSPAAPPQSPNRGSILDYEVKYYEKDQEKPLIMFLKTTSSEAKLPGLRSGTVYIVQVRARTEAGYGAFSGESVFQTLPLDPEKAQPQVELIAGTVGVGAILILIVAIIAVVCVRRHGSNKEPEYADKPGQYLIGHNTKLYIDPFTYEDPNEAVREFAKEIDVSYVKIEEVIGAGEFGEVCRGRLKVPGKKENYVAIKTLKGGYTERQRREFLSEASIMGQFQHPNIIHLEGVITNNCPVMIITEYMENGALDSFLRQNDGQFTPIQLVGMLRGIASGMRYLAEMNYVHRDLAARNILVNSNLVCKVSDFGLSRFLQEGSTDPTYTSCLGGKIPIRWTAPEAIAFRKFTSSSDVWGYGIVMWEVMSFGERPYWDMSNQDVINAIEQDYRLPAPPDCPSALHQLMLDCWQRDRAARPRFTEIVSALDKLIRNPASLKITAREQPGSSQPLLDQRTPHYSSFSSVGEWLHAIKMGRYEDGFRNAGFTTFSRVRQMTTEDLLRIGVTLAGHQKKILSSLQQIVPAEKASGGSAPFY
- the EPHB4 gene encoding ephrin type-B receptor 4 isoform X3, whose product is MMTVTLMNTKQETSDLRWTTYPQWDNQWDETSGIDEEHNPVRTYEICNSNVPDQNNWLRTGFIPRGPAHHVYIEITFTMFECASITRAGRSCKETFNLYYYPANSDIANDRFPKWMENPWIKIDTVAADTLARASGRVNGAPTRSNVKTLRLGPLKENGFYLAFLDQGACMAVLAVRVFYHKCPAVVASLASFPETVPAGLVVPAEGSCVDGAEGSLGRRPIMYCREDGEWAKPAAGECVCVAGREEKDGRTKCTVCLPGYFKPNVGELPCQMCPQNSLSTTAGATVCICKAGYYRAPGDPVTAPCTKPPSSPRSIVSSVNGSALDLDWSEPLDSGGRSDLYYEVQCSEYAAGGGWVSCSRLSFIPRPQKLTDRKLRVSGLRPQVIYNFRVLALNGVSERNGAAAMGEELNVTIDRDLPHAVTGIQQMASSASSLSLRWSPAAPPQSPNRGSILDYEVKYYEKDQEKPLIMFLKTTSSEAKLPGLRSGTVYIVQVRARTEAGYGAFSGESVFQTLPLGAFLLPDPEKAQPQVELIAGTVGVGAILILIVAIIAVVCVRRHGSNKEPEYADKPGQYLIGHNTKLYIDPFTYEDPNEAVREFAKEIDVSYVKIEEVIGAGEFGEVCRGRLKVPGKKENYVAIKTLKGGYTERQRREFLSEASIMGQFQHPNIIHLEGVITNNCPVMIITEYMENGALDSFLRQNDGQFTPIQLVGMLRGIASGMRYLAEMNYVHRDLAARNILVNSNLVCKVSDFGLSRFLQEGSTDPTYTSCLGGKIPIRWTAPEAIAFRKFTSSSDVWGYGIVMWEVMSFGERPYWDMSNQDVINAIEQDYRLPAPPDCPSALHQLMLDCWQRDRAARPRFTEIVSALDKLIRNPASLKITAREQPGSSQPLLDQRTPHYSSFSSVGEWLHAIKMGRYEDGFRNAGFTTFSRVRQMTTEDLLRIGVTLAGHQKKILSSLQQIVPAEKASGGSAPFY
- the EPHB4 gene encoding ephrin type-B receptor 4 isoform X1; amino-acid sequence: MDPRVLPLLLLWSRLSRGLEVTLMNTKQETSDLRWTTYPQWDNQWDETSGIDEEHNPVRTYEICNSNVPDQNNWLRTGFIPRGPAHHVYIEITFTMFECASITRAGRSCKETFNLYYYPANSDIANDRFPKWMENPWIKIDTVAADTLARASGRVNGAPTRSNVKTLRLGPLKENGFYLAFLDQGACMAVLAVRVFYHKCPAVVASLASFPETVPAGLVVPAEGSCVDGAEGSLGRRPIMYCREDGEWAKPAAGECVCVAGREEKDGRTKCTVCLPGYFKPNVGELPCQMCPQNSLSTTAGATVCICKAGYYRAPGDPVTAPCTKPPSSPRSIVSSVNGSALDLDWSEPLDSGGRSDLYYEVQCSEYAAGGGWVSCSRLSFIPRPQKLTDRKLRVSGLRPQVIYNFRVLALNGVSERNGAAAMGEELNVTIDRDLPHAVTGIQQMASSASSLSLRWSPAAPPQSPNRGSILDYEVKYYEKDQEKPLIMFLKTTSSEAKLPGLRSGTVYIVQVRARTEAGYGAFSGESVFQTLPLGAFLLPDPEKAQPQVELIAGTVGVGAILILIVAIIAVVCVRRHGSNKEPEYADKPGQYLIGHNTKLYIDPFTYEDPNEAVREFAKEIDVSYVKIEEVIGAGEFGEVCRGRLKVPGKKENYVAIKTLKGGYTERQRREFLSEASIMGQFQHPNIIHLEGVITNNCPVMIITEYMENGALDSFLRQNDGQFTPIQLVGMLRGIASGMRYLAEMNYVHRDLAARNILVNSNLVCKVSDFGLSRFLQEGSTDPTYTSCLGGKIPIRWTAPEAIAFRKFTSSSDVWGYGIVMWEVMSFGERPYWDMSNQDVINAIEQDYRLPAPPDCPSALHQLMLDCWQRDRAARPRFTEIVSALDKLIRNPASLKITAREQPGSSQPLLDQRTPHYSSFSSVGEWLHAIKMGRYEDGFRNAGFTTFSRVRQMTTEDLLRIGVTLAGHQKKILSSLQQIVPAEKASGGSAPFY